The following are from one region of the Mesorhizobium sp. B4-1-4 genome:
- a CDS encoding GlxA family transcriptional regulator, which produces MIKSEKPDIFRAERSPLKVTLLVFSGSSIMCVASAVDPLRAANRISGETLFDFKLVSVTGEPPVTTCGLPVAVSGRFDASEPTDVLVVVAGFGTQNYATSALLAGLRRAARTARACGGVEAGTWLVARAGLLEGRSATTHWEDMEDFSSAFPGVDVRPDRYVIDGPVFTSGGASPTFDLMLHLIRTRLGMAVALDVASVFIYDQARAATDAQPLVSLGRLDGYDPRLAQAIRLMEAHVDQPLTIEAVAKRAGVTARTLESIFRKSIGETPGAYYLRLRLGAARRLVVDTRIAMADIAGRTGFSSAAAFSRAFSRAFGEAPVRLRRG; this is translated from the coding sequence ATGATCAAAAGCGAAAAACCTGATATCTTTCGCGCCGAACGGTCGCCGCTCAAGGTGACGTTGCTGGTGTTTTCCGGCTCGTCCATCATGTGCGTGGCGTCGGCTGTCGATCCGCTGCGCGCCGCAAACCGCATCTCAGGCGAGACTCTGTTCGACTTCAAGCTGGTCTCGGTGACGGGAGAGCCTCCGGTCACCACCTGCGGCCTGCCGGTGGCGGTCAGCGGCCGCTTCGATGCAAGCGAACCAACCGACGTTCTTGTCGTCGTCGCCGGTTTCGGCACCCAGAACTACGCGACATCGGCCCTGCTCGCAGGCTTGCGCCGCGCGGCACGGACGGCGCGCGCCTGCGGCGGCGTCGAGGCAGGCACATGGCTGGTGGCCCGCGCCGGCCTGCTGGAGGGGCGTAGCGCCACCACCCATTGGGAGGACATGGAAGATTTTTCATCGGCCTTCCCCGGCGTCGATGTCCGTCCGGACCGCTATGTCATCGACGGACCGGTCTTCACCTCGGGCGGTGCCTCGCCCACCTTCGACCTGATGCTGCATCTCATTCGCACGCGTCTCGGCATGGCCGTGGCGCTCGATGTCGCCAGCGTCTTCATCTACGACCAGGCGCGCGCCGCGACAGATGCGCAACCGCTGGTCTCGCTCGGCCGGCTCGACGGCTACGATCCGCGCCTGGCGCAAGCCATCCGGCTGATGGAAGCGCATGTCGACCAGCCGCTGACCATAGAGGCGGTCGCCAAGCGCGCCGGGGTGACCGCACGGACACTGGAAAGCATCTTTCGCAAGTCGATCGGCGAAACGCCGGGCGCTTATTATCTCAGGCTGCGCCTGGGTGCCGCGCGACGGCTGGTGGTCGACACGCGGATCGCGATGGCGGACATTGCCGGGCGGACGGGCTTTTCGTCCGCAGCCGCATTTTCCAGGGCGTTTTCCAGGGCTTTCGGCGAAGCGCCGGTCAGGCTGCGGCGCGGCTGA
- a CDS encoding carnitine 3-dehydrogenase gives MSIINKAAAIGGGVIGAGWVARLLLNGIDVSIFDPDPEASRKVSEVMKGARRAYKQMVPGGLPKEGKLTFAKTIAEAVADADFIQESVPERLDLKHKVLAEIDTHAPANAIVGSSTSGIKPTDMQVAMKKHPERLVVGHPFNPVYLLPLVEIVGGDQTFPEAIEVAKEIYASIGMKPVVIRKEIEAFVGDRLLEAAWREALWLIKDGICTVEELDDIMRYGFGLRWAQMGMFQVYRVAGGEAGMRHFMAQFGPCLKWPWTKLMDVPEFNDELVDLIATQSDDQAHGLSIRELEKIRDDNLVAIMDALSKQNKGKGWGAGALHKDYTTQLAKLAAKKPTASKAAEKAKASKPVKTADKPKNKKKG, from the coding sequence ATGAGCATCATCAACAAGGCGGCCGCCATCGGTGGCGGTGTCATCGGCGCCGGCTGGGTCGCGCGCCTGCTGCTCAACGGCATCGACGTGTCGATCTTCGATCCGGATCCCGAGGCATCGCGCAAGGTCAGCGAAGTGATGAAGGGCGCGCGCCGCGCCTACAAGCAGATGGTGCCGGGTGGCCTGCCGAAAGAAGGCAAGCTGACCTTCGCCAAGACCATCGCCGAGGCGGTCGCCGACGCCGATTTCATCCAGGAAAGCGTGCCGGAACGGCTCGACCTCAAGCACAAGGTGCTGGCCGAGATCGACACCCATGCGCCGGCCAATGCTATTGTCGGCTCCTCCACCTCCGGCATCAAGCCGACCGACATGCAGGTGGCGATGAAGAAGCATCCGGAACGGCTGGTCGTCGGCCACCCGTTCAACCCGGTCTACCTCCTGCCGCTGGTCGAGATCGTCGGCGGCGACCAGACCTTTCCCGAGGCGATCGAGGTCGCCAAGGAGATCTATGCTTCGATCGGCATGAAGCCTGTCGTCATACGCAAGGAGATTGAGGCCTTCGTCGGCGACCGCCTGCTCGAGGCCGCCTGGCGCGAGGCGCTGTGGCTGATCAAGGATGGCATCTGCACCGTCGAGGAACTCGATGACATCATGCGCTACGGCTTCGGCCTGCGCTGGGCGCAGATGGGCATGTTCCAGGTCTACCGTGTCGCCGGCGGCGAAGCCGGCATGCGCCACTTCATGGCCCAGTTCGGGCCCTGCCTGAAATGGCCATGGACCAAGCTGATGGACGTGCCGGAGTTCAACGACGAGCTGGTCGATCTGATCGCCACCCAGTCGGACGACCAGGCGCATGGCCTCTCGATCCGCGAGCTGGAAAAGATTCGCGACGACAATCTGGTCGCCATCATGGATGCGCTGTCGAAGCAGAACAAGGGCAAGGGCTGGGGCGCCGGCGCGTTGCACAAGGACTACACCACGCAGCTCGCCAAGCTGGCGGCGAAGAAGCCGACCGCTTCAAAGGCGGCCGAGAAGGCCAAGGCCTCCAAGCCGGTGAAGACGGCGGATAAGCCGAAGAACAAGAAGAAAGGCTGA
- a CDS encoding 3-keto-5-aminohexanoate cleavage protein produces the protein MPLAMNREVFITCAVTGSGGSQDRSPHVPRSPKQIADSAIDAAKAGAAIVHCHVRDPETGKPRRDIHLYREVTERIREANVDVVLNLTAGMGGDMVFGSPEAPLPLNEKGTDMGGATNRMEHVRQCLPEICTLDCGTMNFAEADYVMTNTPGMLRAMGGMMTALGVKPEIEAFDTGHLWFAKQLVEEKVLNPDALVQLCMGVPWGAPDDLNTFMAMVNNVPSTWTWSAFSIGRNQMAYAAAAVLAGGNVRVGLEDNLWLDKGVLATNAQLVERAASIVTNLGATILGPEDVRKKLNLTKRAPIAA, from the coding sequence ATGCCGCTCGCGATGAACCGTGAGGTCTTCATTACCTGTGCCGTGACCGGGTCCGGCGGTTCGCAGGATCGCAGCCCGCATGTGCCGCGTTCGCCAAAGCAGATCGCCGATTCGGCCATCGACGCGGCCAAGGCGGGTGCTGCCATCGTCCATTGCCATGTCCGCGATCCCGAAACCGGCAAGCCGCGTCGTGATATCCACCTCTATCGTGAAGTAACGGAACGCATCCGCGAGGCCAATGTCGACGTGGTGCTGAACCTCACCGCCGGAATGGGCGGCGACATGGTGTTCGGCTCGCCGGAAGCGCCGCTGCCGCTCAACGAAAAGGGCACCGACATGGGCGGCGCCACCAACCGCATGGAACATGTGCGCCAGTGCCTGCCGGAAATCTGCACGCTCGACTGCGGCACCATGAACTTCGCCGAGGCCGACTATGTCATGACCAACACGCCCGGCATGCTGCGCGCCATGGGCGGCATGATGACGGCGCTCGGCGTCAAGCCCGAGATCGAGGCATTCGACACCGGCCATCTTTGGTTCGCCAAGCAACTGGTCGAGGAGAAGGTGCTGAACCCCGACGCGCTGGTGCAGCTCTGCATGGGCGTGCCATGGGGCGCGCCAGACGACCTCAACACTTTCATGGCGATGGTCAACAACGTGCCGTCGACCTGGACCTGGTCGGCCTTTTCCATCGGCCGCAACCAGATGGCCTATGCCGCCGCCGCCGTGCTGGCCGGCGGCAACGTCCGCGTCGGCCTGGAAGACAATCTGTGGCTCGATAAGGGTGTTCTGGCGACCAATGCTCAACTGGTCGAGCGCGCCGCCAGCATCGTCACCAATCTCGGCGCCACGATTCTCGGGCCCGAGGACGTGCGCAAGAAGCTCAACCTGACCAAGCGGGCGCCGATCGCGGCGTGA
- a CDS encoding HD domain-containing protein: MTTVKFTAMKDGDRDDYEFLTAHEIDYAAKTGERLLDALVQLDEGLSGYKITRLGHSLQAATRAWRDGADTDWITCALLHDIGDIYAPYNHDEYAASILKPFVREQCTWVVEKHGDFQRLYYAHHLGGNRHARDRFAGHAYFDDCDQFCERWDQSSFDPDYETLPIDFFRPFVLEVFARKAYAPSVIRAGERVPLIDPETARTRTGASL; encoded by the coding sequence ATGACGACCGTTAAATTCACCGCGATGAAGGATGGCGACAGGGACGACTACGAGTTCCTGACCGCGCATGAAATCGACTATGCAGCCAAGACCGGCGAGCGGCTGCTCGACGCGCTGGTGCAACTCGATGAGGGCCTTTCGGGCTACAAGATCACCCGGCTCGGCCATTCGCTGCAGGCGGCGACACGCGCCTGGCGCGACGGCGCCGACACTGATTGGATCACTTGCGCGCTGCTGCACGACATCGGCGACATCTATGCGCCCTACAATCATGACGAATATGCCGCGTCGATCCTGAAACCCTTCGTGCGCGAGCAATGCACCTGGGTGGTGGAAAAGCACGGCGATTTCCAGCGGCTCTATTATGCCCATCATCTTGGCGGCAACCGCCATGCCCGCGACCGTTTCGCCGGCCATGCCTATTTCGACGACTGCGACCAGTTCTGCGAGCGCTGGGACCAGTCGAGCTTCGACCCCGATTACGAGACGCTGCCGATCGACTTCTTCCGGCCCTTCGTGCTCGAAGTCTTCGCCCGCAAGGCCTACGCCCCATCAGTGATACGCGCCGGCGAGCGCGTGCCGCTCATCGATCCCGAAACAGCCAGGACAAGAACCGGAGCCTCCCTATGA
- a CDS encoding TIGR01458 family HAD-type hydrolase gives MIRAVLLDLLGVVYDGDTQIAGAVAAVEHLREAGLPLRFVSNTTRSPRDRILAQLAALGVRVTDEELLTPARAAVEWLRRHGRQPHLLVHPDLEAEFSSLDGRNGRAVVVGDAGDAFDHASLNRAFRELIAGADFLALATNRTFKDADGLLSLDAGAFVAALEFASGRSPVVLGKPSPDFFLSALAGLNCPAADAVMIGDDAESDVAGALRAGLGAALLVRTGKYRPGDETRFDPAPTALVDDLAAATDWILEARRAETDSGDAL, from the coding sequence ATGATACGCGCGGTGCTCCTGGATCTTCTGGGTGTCGTCTACGATGGCGACACCCAGATCGCGGGCGCCGTGGCCGCCGTCGAACACCTGCGCGAAGCTGGCCTGCCGCTTCGCTTCGTCAGCAACACGACACGTTCGCCGCGCGACAGAATCCTCGCACAGCTTGCCGCTCTGGGCGTCCGCGTGACGGACGAGGAACTGCTGACGCCGGCGCGCGCCGCGGTCGAATGGTTGCGCAGGCACGGCCGCCAGCCTCATCTGCTCGTCCATCCAGACCTCGAGGCCGAGTTTTCAAGCCTGGACGGCCGCAATGGCCGCGCTGTCGTTGTCGGTGACGCTGGCGATGCCTTCGACCATGCAAGCCTCAACCGGGCGTTTCGCGAACTCATCGCCGGCGCCGATTTTCTGGCGCTTGCCACCAACCGCACCTTCAAGGATGCCGACGGCCTGCTCAGCCTCGATGCCGGTGCCTTCGTCGCGGCCCTCGAATTCGCCAGTGGGCGAAGTCCTGTCGTGCTCGGCAAACCGTCACCCGATTTCTTCCTCTCGGCGCTTGCCGGCTTGAATTGCCCGGCCGCCGATGCGGTCATGATTGGCGACGATGCGGAGAGTGATGTCGCCGGCGCCCTGCGCGCCGGGCTTGGCGCGGCGCTGCTCGTGCGAACGGGCAAGTACCGTCCTGGCGACGAAACGCGCTTCGACCCGGCGCCCACGGCGCTGGTCGACGACCTCGCCGCCGCGACAGACTGGATACTTGAAGCGCGCCGCGCTGAAACGGATTCAGGCGACGCCCTTTAA
- a CDS encoding acyl-CoA dehydrogenase family protein, translating to MDFGLSEEQKLIVETTRAFVENELYPHEREVERTGVLRRELIEELKAKAIEAGLYAANMPADVGGAGLDTVTWLLYEKELGRANYALHWTCVARPSNILLAGTPEQREKYLFPCIRGEKWDCLAMTEPGAGSDLRGMKATAVQDGDDWVLNGTKHFISHADLADFAIVFMASGEEDSPRGKRKKITAFFVDKGTKGFTVRDGYRNVSHRGYTNAILEFDDCRLPASQVLGEVHKGFDVANSWLGATRLQVGATCLGRAERALGHAVEYAAQRQQFGQQIGKFQGVSFKLADMATELKAADLMVFEAGWKYDQGTVTDQDMAMAKLKATEMLAYVADEAIQIHGGMGLMDDLPLERIWRDARVERIWEGTSEIQRHIISRALLRPFEA from the coding sequence ATGGATTTCGGTCTTTCGGAAGAGCAGAAGCTCATCGTCGAGACGACGCGTGCCTTCGTCGAGAATGAGCTTTACCCGCATGAGCGCGAGGTCGAGCGCACCGGCGTGCTGCGCCGCGAGCTCATAGAGGAGCTGAAGGCCAAGGCGATCGAGGCCGGCCTCTATGCCGCCAACATGCCAGCCGATGTCGGCGGCGCGGGGCTCGATACGGTGACCTGGCTGCTCTACGAGAAAGAGCTCGGCCGTGCCAACTATGCGCTGCACTGGACCTGCGTGGCGCGCCCCTCCAACATCCTGCTCGCCGGCACGCCCGAACAGCGCGAAAAATATCTCTTCCCTTGCATCCGTGGCGAGAAATGGGACTGTCTGGCGATGACCGAGCCCGGCGCCGGCTCGGATTTGCGCGGGATGAAGGCGACTGCGGTGCAGGATGGCGACGACTGGGTGCTGAACGGCACTAAGCACTTTATCTCCCACGCCGATCTTGCCGATTTCGCCATCGTCTTCATGGCTTCGGGTGAAGAGGACTCGCCGCGCGGCAAGCGCAAGAAGATCACCGCTTTCTTCGTCGACAAGGGCACCAAGGGTTTCACGGTGCGTGACGGCTACCGCAACGTCTCGCATCGCGGCTACACCAACGCCATTCTCGAATTCGACGACTGCCGTCTGCCGGCAAGCCAGGTTCTCGGTGAGGTGCATAAAGGCTTCGACGTCGCCAATTCCTGGCTGGGCGCCACACGTTTGCAGGTCGGCGCCACATGTCTCGGCCGCGCCGAGCGGGCGCTTGGCCATGCGGTCGAATACGCCGCGCAGCGCCAGCAGTTCGGTCAGCAGATTGGCAAGTTCCAGGGCGTGTCGTTCAAGCTCGCCGACATGGCGACTGAACTGAAGGCCGCCGACCTTATGGTGTTCGAGGCTGGCTGGAAGTACGATCAGGGCACTGTCACCGATCAGGACATGGCCATGGCCAAACTGAAAGCCACTGAAATGCTGGCCTATGTTGCCGACGAGGCGATCCAGATCCATGGTGGCATGGGGCTGATGGACGATTTGCCGCTGGAACGCATCTGGCGCGATGCCCGCGTCGAGCGCATCTGGGAAGGCACGTCGGAGATTCAGCGACATATTATTTCGCGGGCGCTGCTGCGTCCGTTCGAAGCTTAG